The sequence TGAAAGAGCTTCTAGACCATTAGACTGCCCACCAAATGATGAGCAAGCAGAAATCGAAACAATTTTTATTGAAGGGCATACTGACTCTAAGCCCCTTCAACAAGGCAACTACACTAATTGGCACCTGGGTTTAGATCGTGCCCGTGCGGTTTATGAAGTTCTGACCGAAGGCAAGCCCCAGTCCTATCAAAATGAACGTAAGTTAGACGTCTTTGGCATTAGCTCTTATGCTGATAAGCGCGTAATCAAAAGTTTTGGTTTAGAGGATGCAGAAAAAAGCCGGCGAGTTGAGTTGCGCTTCATTTTGGCATTTAAGCCCGACTCCAAAAAAGGTAAAGCAGCTAGAGAGGCTTTAGATGCTGCTGGTGCTCCAACCGCTGCTGCGGCTGTTGTGACGCCTGGAGCGAATGTAATACAAAGTCCTAACAGCAAACCTATTACATCGCCAAAATGAACCTAGCAACGCTACCAGAAGATTTTCCTCTGCTAGCAAGTGCTGCGCAAAAAATCTCCTCAGAATCGATATCAATTGAAAAAATAGGTTTGCCGCCGGATATTTTTGCGGTTGGTGAGCGTACTTTTATTCGTTTCTCATTGGCACAGCTATCAGGGCATCAAGTTGACCAACGCTATTGGCGTTATTTTCCCTATGCTATTTGGCTTGAGCCAGAACGTAGTTTATCTGCGCGCACGGATTACTTAAGTGAGTACTTTGAGATCCATCTTCCGCGCTCTCTCAAGATTGCCAAAAGGGCAATGAAGTGGGCTGAGCCCTTATTCTATGTTTACCTCTATCACTTTAAGCCTAATGACCCTGTATTTAAAAAGCTGGCTCAGACAGCACAACTTTTTTTTACCAGTAGCGCTATTAAATTAGGCTCTCCACTGAAATCGTTGACCCATGATTTAAATTTATTGAATGCATCTGAGGGGCCGCGTTTCATTGCAGAGTCCATCCTCAAAACAAAAAGAGGGTTAATGGGGTGGATCAATCAATTTGATCTATGGCCTGGATTTACAGGTACTGCTTTTGCTCACGCCGCTTTTATTGAACTGCTTAAATTTCCAACAGAAAAAAGACGGCAAACAGACTATATCCATCTGGTCTTTGATTGGGGTATAGACAGCCAAAATCAATTTCGCTATCCCCAGGTTCAGGCGCTATTTAATGATGCTTTGCTGTTAGCCTGGAAAGGGGTAAAGCCGCCAGAGGATTTGAAGGCAGCAATGAGTGCAAAACTGATCAGTGTGATTGGCGACCCCAGGGTAGATCCAGAGCGGTGGCAAGGTACCAGTAGTGATGCAGTTCAGGTGCTTGTGGGCTGGCTTAATACCAAAGCAGCTTAATCAGTACTCATGAAGCTATTTGAAATTAATCAAAAATTACTTACGACGATGATTTAAACCCATTTCTGACCTGATTTCTTCTGATGCTAGAAGTATGCTGATTTAGTGGCTATATTTAATAGTTGCAATGTTCCTTATAGGAACGTTTGTGATTTTATTTTTTAGCCCCAAATAGTTTAGGAGCTCCAAAGCATCAATCCTGTTATGCAAATTATTTCCTATAAGCTATTGATTTATATAGGTAAAGTATCAATCAGACGTATTGGCTACGAACCAAGGGGTCGTGGGTTCAATTCCTGCCAGCCGCACCAAAAT comes from Polynucleobacter paneuropaeus and encodes:
- a CDS encoding OmpA/MotB family protein, with protein sequence MIFLPSSHNKQSEKVEEAGYLASASDLMIGLLFVFIIMVVMLSQRVDSIQRGESVNDPLASAVLIIGQKFKEAGLNVVIDPQSGVIGLPADALFGFNSAVLNENSTQTLKKARESLIKILPCYVHSERASRPLDCPPNDEQAEIETIFIEGHTDSKPLQQGNYTNWHLGLDRARAVYEVLTEGKPQSYQNERKLDVFGISSYADKRVIKSFGLEDAEKSRRVELRFILAFKPDSKKGKAAREALDAAGAPTAAAAVVTPGANVIQSPNSKPITSPK
- a CDS encoding EH signature domain-containing protein, which codes for MNLATLPEDFPLLASAAQKISSESISIEKIGLPPDIFAVGERTFIRFSLAQLSGHQVDQRYWRYFPYAIWLEPERSLSARTDYLSEYFEIHLPRSLKIAKRAMKWAEPLFYVYLYHFKPNDPVFKKLAQTAQLFFTSSAIKLGSPLKSLTHDLNLLNASEGPRFIAESILKTKRGLMGWINQFDLWPGFTGTAFAHAAFIELLKFPTEKRRQTDYIHLVFDWGIDSQNQFRYPQVQALFNDALLLAWKGVKPPEDLKAAMSAKLISVIGDPRVDPERWQGTSSDAVQVLVGWLNTKAA